The Elaeis guineensis isolate ETL-2024a chromosome 5, EG11, whole genome shotgun sequence DNA segment AAAGACCAAGGGTGCCGAGCAACTAAGACCGTGCAACAGGAGGACCGCGATTCTGATCCCCCCAAGTTCCTTGTTACTTACTCCATGCAGCACACCTGCAAGAACGTGGATATCAACTCCCCTTTCATTGTGGATTCCGCACCAAGAAACACTCCAATTCTTGGCTCTGAATCTGAATATTCCTTGTGCTATCAGCCTTCTCCATCCTCTATTGTCACTGAGAACCAGAGCCAAGGTTACAGCCCATTGATCGCCGATAAATTGCCAACAGATGAGCTACTTTCTGGCCTTCTTGCGCCTGCAACACCCATTGGCACACCAGGATTGGTAGATGAGATATCGAACATATTTTCACCGCTGTACACTGATTGGGATATGATGATGGATGCAGTTGATTTAACTGAGGTTAAAATATCTGAGAAGGAAATTTCTTTTGAATCTCCGTGGTGGTTGAGAGAGGTTTCTTAAGGACTGGACCTGTAGCTTCCGGAAGAGGGATATAGTGCTGACGAACCGAGGCCTCTTTTGAGCTCCATGCCACTTGCGAAGATGTATATCATGGGCTAAAAATGGATGTATGCATATAATTAAGTTATTAtttttttccctctctctctctctatctcttttcaaaaaaaaaaaaaaaaaagaagattaagAAATAGAGTTTGAGAAGCTTCTTAGTTGTAGAGGATGTGCAAGTATAACATGCTAAATGTTGTGTGAGGTTCTGGCAATACAATTATCTTTCATCCTTGAAAAGATTTCTTGTATCTGGGCCTACCTATTTAAGTGTTCACATGGAAATTAAGACACCATTTTGCCAAGAAGCCTGATGGACGACCGGGCAGTTGAGCGAGAATTTTACCATCATCATGTCATCATCGTTTCAAGAAAATgattattttcctttttttttttgggggggtgggggggggggggggggggtcacTATGTCAGAAAAGACAAATATCATACCGTGCCTATTCAGCTACACATAACTACAGAAACTTATGTGGTCACTATGTCAGAAAGACAAATATCATACGGTGTCTATTTTTATCCTttgttagtaaaaaaaaaaaggcgaGTTCCATATTCTAATGAATAAGAAATGCTTGGAAAATAAAGGGTGGGAAATAGGACAGGAAATCGAGGGGTCAGTTACAACAGTTGACGCTTAACCTAATATAGCAGCGGAAAAAGGAAATATAGGTTTCCAGCTTGATCCTTTCTTACatttgtaaatattttactgCTCTTTCTCAATAAATTTGGTGACTAAGATGTTAATTAGGCACATTAATCTccttttacatcaaaaaaaaaaaaaaaatccagttgACGCTTAACCCATGGTTGTTTAAAAGAGTTGGTGCTATATATAAGAATAGGTATACAATCCAATACAACTTCGGATATAGGACTAAGAATAATTAAGTCCTTTAAAAGTTTGCATTATTCTTTACATTTAGAATTCAAAAGAGAGCCtcgaaaaaagagaggagatttATTGGCAATTTTATTTGGgcaatatttttatttgagattttTGCCTTCagctaaaatttttcatatttgtatTGAGCAAGCTGCATGGGAAATAATgttgttctttcttttttttttttttttgaaagaaaatgaaTCATGTTTTATCATGATTCCCTAGAGATTTTTACTTGATGTTTCCTGGAAttatcttttttcaattttttttccttgaaaatctatttagatCGATTCTAGAAGCTATATGATGATTTTGGATGgctatattttttgaaataatggTAACATGCTATCAACCACTTTGTCATTGAAGAATATAATTCCATGGGATAAAGCCCCTCTTCAATGAGCGTGTCCTCCCTCTTGTCAGCCCGCGGACAAAACCatccctttctttctcttttcttctctttccctCCATTCCTCGCACATGCCTTATCCTATTCtagctctctttcttctcttctttataTTCTATCTCCTCCTCGctctcttattttcattagtaTTTGACAAAAAAGGCAACTCGctctcttattttcattagtatttgaaaaaaaaaggcaACTCGctctcttattttcattagtatttgaaaaaaaaaggcaAGATACAGACATGCCGCTAACCGGATCTCCTTTGAAGTGAAATGACCAAGTTTGCCATCTATCATGATCTGATAGTAAGATGGattaatattatttgaattttgaaatttgaatttcaaaatttgaagaatgtttactgtttttttttttaagggatttTAAATTTtgcaattttgattttttttttttttattgttggcTAGAAGTGGGGgatttttttctcattattttgtACCCTTTCTAGAAAAGACACCATGCTAGGAAAAACTTAAACCTTGTGACCTAGGGAAGAAACCAAGAAAGAGAGAGTATGTAAGGGATGACCTACATTAGGTAACAAAGTCCATCACTCAAAACCAAAGACACCATGTTAGCAAAATAATCCTCCTTGTCTATAAAATTCTAGAATCCTCACCATATTACTAGCACATATGGATGCAAGTAGAGTGATGAGTCCTACCACACTATAGGGATAAACTAGATTTGGTGTACATTATTTGAAAATAGCAGAGAATAATGTGGAAAACTAGTGGAGGTATAAATAGGTAAACCAATTCTATCTCCACCCCATTTGCAGAATTGTTTTTCTTAGAATTGGATAGTTTGATCACATTAAGAATCTGTTCTAACTTAATATAAGAATTTTTGATATTAGACAACACAATGCAAATCAGTTGAACTATATACGTACTCTTCACCAAATCTTTGCTAATGGAACGACCTCTACCCGTATCATAACATGTATAGATTTCTCCCATAAAAAAGATTGCTTATAAAATCTTTAGGAAGATAAAAGGTATGGGGATGGAAGAAGATAAATGAGGAATAAGATGAGAAGGTGAAATAGTAAAATTCACCATAATTAATTCAACATGATATAATATCTCAATGAATCAAAACAATACGTAATAACCTTTttgctgcaaaaaaaaaaaaaaaaagccctcaAGAACTTGTAATCTATGAAAAGGTTTAAAGTTCAAACCTAAAAGGTGAGATTCCCATGATATCTCTTACAAGATACTAAAAATACAACTAAACTCTTAGCTTGATTATATTTGTAAATTTGACAAAGTTTTTTACCCTAGAAAGAATAGGACATGACCAAAAGGGCCATTCTCAGAGATCCGTCTAATCAATCCAAATTAATGAAACGTGAAATGGGTGTGGAGAAGTATGTTTTTTTAAAGTTTATTACTCTTTGTTTTGTCAAAATGTTCCtgctaaattttttaatattttatttgccGATTCCCATGGATGCTTTTATTTCTAGATTGGTTTAAAAAATCTCATTTACTCAGAAAAAGATAATTACTCCTTATAGATTTTAGCAGGAATCACTACATGATATTATTTATTGATATTATTTATTGTTTTAAGGTATTTGGGCATGAGATGCAGTTATTAATCAACATGTTAATGCTAGCACCAATCCAGAAGCAAACCCATGACTAAAATTCATGGAATCCATCACTAACGATTAAAAGGAAATATCTATTCTAATCCAACTGCTTCTTCTCCTTCAATTGTCAAACTGCATTTAGCCTTCTTAGAAAATCTTGGCTTagcatttttctatttttttacccTTTAATTGCTGAGGATGGTTGTGCTGAGTTACTGATAAAGTAGGCCATACAAGTTTTGTCATTAAATTTCATGAATCTAGCATTCCTGTCTGTCTTACTGATGAACTGGGCTTGCCGGTAAGAAATAGTGCGAGAATAATTTCACTAGTTTCCAACTAATATCCAATTTTCTCTGAAAaaggaagccttacttgcatatcatTGCATGGTAAAGCGTATCCAGCTAGCCACCTGTCATCGTCCCCAATTTGTCATAGAAATAAGACAACACTGGTACATAACTCGCTATAAATATGAAATGATGGACAAATGAAACAAAGCAACAAATAGTGTTGTGTTGCGCAAATATACTGAAAAAGGCCTGCCGAAGCCGAACGTCCCCACGTCAAACCGCGGGCGTCGTTTTCTCGTCGTAGACGCGCTCCGGTCCTCCCGTTTGGTGATTACACTGTCCAACTTGGCTGAAGAATTTCTTGACGCGCGGGGGTCCACAATAGTACACGCTGCGTTCTGGCGTGCTGTCTGCGTGGCCTTTTCTTATTGGTTCAGATCAGTGCTTGGTGTTCGTCACTGGCCACACCAACAGTGACCTCGTGACTCTCGTGGTCTGGTCCCAAAGACAAGGACTAAACATTGGTAAGGGGAAAAAGATCTTACACCAATCACCATGCTTCATTAAACGGGATGCTTCCAAGTTGTCAATTCTAAGGGAGCCATCTTAGTACACAACGCTAGTGATTTTTCTTAAGTGAGTTATTGAGTCACCGAAAGCGTTATAGAATACTAATGGCCAGAATAGGCACGTCAGCAGTTTCGTTATCCAGGAAATACACGCACCTTCGTATCTGGAAACACAAATTCCATGCAGGGTTAGGTTTTGCCTGGTCAAAAGGACACGTTCAGCTTCTCCAGATGGACAAACTTAGGGACAAGAGAAACCAATAGTAAAATGCGAGAACCAATAGTCATTGTGTTAGGTACTAGAAATTATAGAGTTAACGGGCAACTATTGCAAACTATTTTCATATATAGTTTCTTCATGGGTGTTTTAGAGTTTACCAAGCTCTCAACTTCTCAGCGTGTTTCTATGCGTTCACTCTGATTCTTTAGCTTTTCAGTAATTTCTAGCTCATGTTTTTGCCTTCCATTATCTTCATGTCATGCATTAATTGTTTATTTCCAACAGcactaaatattttatttttacaaCATTGCTTGCttttcatgcttattttatttcttatacattttatgagaaatttattttatttgcttGATGCTTCATATGTGATTTATAATTTGGTTCAAGTATCCCCATATCCAACAGGCACATCCTTCTCTTTATTAGTATGGAAGAGAGCTAAAAGAGTCCTTGGCTTATGaagttaaaataataaatattaaccaAGGACACAAATgaataataagataaaaaaattatgtctGTCAACACATATCTATTTTGTCCGTGAATAAAGATTTTTTACTTCTCTCTGATGAAACCAAGAGTAATTTAATGTATAATATGTAGATTGTGATATAGACAACATCTTCAAATTATACTGAAATCGTAACATGGAATCCTAGTTAGATTTGTTTGACCCATTTTCTGCTATCTTTATACGATGCACCACTCTCCTAGGTTTTAGAATAGTAGCCTACAACCCAAATCATAATTACAATATGGAATAAGAAAAGAAACAAAGTATATTCGATTTTTATGTTTTACCTGCTTGCCAAGTCTTTACTCCTGTTGATTTAAACTAAAGTGAAAGACGTGTAGAAAGAGTCTTgataatagattttcaagagtcAAATACAATTAATATAAAGCACAAGAAAGATTCATGATATGAGCATTATTAACTTTTAACCGAAGGTGCCAACTTTGCAAGCCAGTAAAATTCCTTGATTTTTGCAACAAAGACTTGAGTTCAAATATTATGTTCACATCAATTACAAGGTTTACGGGTATACAGAGGAGCACTAATGCTTCTTGTTTGGATTATCAGGATTTtctattcaagaaaaaaaaaaaagaaaagaaaaagaacccTGCTCATATAAATTAGATACATGAGATATGATATATCAACTATTATCCATTACTAGGTATGTGGAGGAGCATTGCTAAATAAATGCTTGAAATCTAGGTGGACTTGCAACCATTTTCCTTAAAAAtagaatagaaaagaaaagaatcacaTCTGGGTTTCTAAATTAAAGAATATATAGTAGTGTAGATTGATGAGATAAAACAAACAGGCTTGAATCATACATAATTTGAACCATATAAGAATTTCAAGCATGGGTTTCATTTGATATATTGATTATTAATTATCAATGCAAAGGGAATGAATTAAGTATGGTCTTCACAAACATTAAGTTATTGTTGATAGAAACCTGCTTCAACTTAATAAACCTTACCATGCAACCCTTCCTGCAGAAAAGTCTTATACTTTGTGAAAGTTTTCATCAAAAGATTGTTGGTCTCTTATGAGAGGGTCAACCACACTAAAGTTTTGGAACTTGACCCATGAGAAATAAAAATGCACCCATTGGCCCTGGATGTCGTACTAACCATTTTTGACATGAGACAATCAGTTTTGAAAAAAGATAACATGCATCTCAATCCATTTCCATGAATACCTATACCTAGCTCATTTTATACCATATTGGCTGTTATTCACTGGCATTAAATTCTTAATACAATCCCTTACTTTTCGTAGCTAGTTGGCATGTAACTTGTGCCATTCTAATTTGTGAAAATTAAGGCTATATGTACGGACAATGATCCTTGTAGTGATATCCATGATTCTTGTGGTGCTTTTTGCATGGAGATGTAAAATGCAAGGTCACTGCAATTGGTCAAAGcccatatatgtattattttcgAAAAAATTAATCCATGAATTCTTTAATCCTCATGATGCAGCGTACAAATATACATATATGAGAAAGCAAGAACAAGCAAATGGGATGGAAGGAAGTACTCTAAAGAACACGGTTATCCTGTCCAATGCAAACGAAGCATTGTTTTAAGCTA contains these protein-coding regions:
- the LOC105045992 gene encoding probable WRKY transcription factor 70, with amino-acid sequence MKQRAEASSTSELLACDVEAAMKEIDRGHELMTQLRALLIPLLPAGGLTELAGDLFEEILKSSTMALSRLRDCSCGLSASSDSDDDRRNKLVVDGKRKSTEERERPDGRRRRKQLDSWSIVTSVPHYDGHQWRKYGQKTINNAKYPRSYYRCTNSKDQGCRATKTVQQEDRDSDPPKFLVTYSMQHTCKNVDINSPFIVDSAPRNTPILGSESEYSLCYQPSPSSIVTENQSQGYSPLIADKLPTDELLSGLLAPATPIGTPGLVDEISNIFSPLYTDWDMMMDAVDLTEVKISEKEISFESPWWLREVS